CATATTGTTGAGCGCGAAGAGCACTAACGGCTATATCAAGCCCAGAAAACGACAATTTTTACCTCCAGTTAAACCTTCTTATCTAGCAAGAGTGCTCCGTTCCACTCACCCTCGTTAGCTGCGCGCTGCTCGGTAACGAGTTTTGAAAGCAGCTCGAGTGAAAATCGTGTGTATCCTAAAGAATTTCTGAGTAGTTCGGTGTTAGCGGCGACTAACGATCGAAGCCTTTGAGCTACTTCGGCTGTTTCATGGCGAATTGCATTAAGCCTATCATCGTCATATCTTGCTTTTTCCTGGGCAAGAAGCTTTGTAATGGCTTCTTCTCGCCGAGCCAGTTTGTCCAAGTTGAGCAAAACTGAATCATGCTTGCGTACGTTCTCAGCAAGTTCCTCGTGCATGCCATCCTTGAGAATAGATTGTTGCTCTTTTGAAAGATTTATTAATTCGCGTAGTTTCTCAAGCTTGTGCTCTGCTGTTGCAATCAATTCATCCCGAAGGCGTTCCGAGTCCATGTTAATTCTCCCACTTACTTTATTCTGCCTTGGAATATGTCAGTCAGTATTCGGCGTGCAAGCTCATCCTCGTTCACTGCATATTTGCCAAATTGAATTCTGCTTTTGATGTCAGCTATGACATCATCGCGAACACTTGGCAGTTTTGCAATAACTTGCTTAATTTTCTGCATTTCGGTTGCCTGTTTTGAAAGGATTAGCTTATCCGGATGCGATGAAGGAACAACCCCGGTTATTGGCCTAATTGTATTGACTTTATGCGTATGCAATTCGAGAACTTTATGGATTTGACTGTTTGAAATATGCATCATACACACCCTTTAGGGTTGGCAATTGCCAATTTAGTTACTCTTTTCCAAAGTATGTTTCGACTCATTTCACCGAAACTTTAGCGTTTTTTAATATTGCAAGCGATTGCCTAGTAAATTAAAACCCATCTAGGTTTTATCCAACCCTTGCTTAGTCCTTGTCATTACGAGTTTTCGATAGCTGGGCATACAGCATGTCTGCTATGCCCAGAGGGGTTGTAAGAGAAAGCTGCTTGGCTATTTCCTCATCAAGCATGCTGTTGAAAAGTTCTTCTTCGCGCCTGTCACCAAACAAATCGGTTTTAGGAATTGACTGGCGCATTATTGTTAGGAGCTGATGGATAAGAACGGATTCAAACTCCTTACATGCCTTCCTCAATTTTTGCTCGTCGCCTATGACCGCTGATGTATTTGATTTGCTTATTGGTAGATTGTTAATGCGCATGAGAATGACCTCACTTTGACAAGTCGGTTATATAATCTCAAGCTCTGCATGAAGAGCGCCTGCCTGCTTGAGAGCCTGAAGAATAGCTACAATATCTCTGGGTGTTACCTTAAGTTCGTTTAATGCTTGCACAAGTTGCCTCAAAGTTGAGCCTGGCTGGAGGTTGATCAAATATCCGCGTTCTTCCTTTACATCAACCGTAGTTTGCTCAACGACCGCTGTTTCGCCTTTCTTGGCGAATGGACCAGGTTGCGAAACTTGCTTTTCTGTCTTTATCTCAATGCTTAAATTGCCATGTGATATAGCAACTGGCGATAACTTGACTCCGCCGCCAATGATGACTGTTCCGGTGCGTTCATTTACAATGACTTTTGCCACCTCAGCTTCAACAACTGAAAGCTCGCCAACGTCGGCAATTGTTCTTATCACATCTTGTTCGCCTGCTTTAACCTGGACTGTTGCTGCGTCCAAAGCTGTAGCCGTGCCCGCCCCGAACTTGCTGCTTACTGCTTCAGCGATACGGACTGCAGTGGTAAAGTCGGGGTTGTTCAGCAATATATTGATACAGCCGTCCTCAACAAGTGTCGTTGGGACCGCTTGCTCGATGATTGCTCCGCCAGGGATGCGCCCTACGGTAGTGTGGTTTTTCGTTACGCTGGTGCCGCCTCCACCTGCGGTGAACCCACCGACTGAAACTGGACCTTGGGCAACTGCGTAAACTAAACCATTAGCTGCTTGAAGCGGCGTCTGTAGCAATGTGCCGCCTTGGAGCGTTCGAGCATCTCCCAGTGAGGAAACCGTTACGTCAATCTTGCTTCCTGGGCGAACAAAGGGCGGAAGGTCAGCTGTAACCATGACAGCAGCTACATTTTTCACTTTCATCTTGTCTGGCGGCACACTAATGCCAAATTTTTGAAGCATGTTGGCTACAGACTGGGCGGTGAAAAGTGTTTGCTGGGTGTCGCCAGAACCGTCGAGGCCTACTACTAGCCCGTAGCCGAAGAGCTGATTGCTTCTGGCTCCTTCAATTCGGGCAATATCCTTAATTTTCACAGTCTGGTCGGCCGTTGCCATTTCTAGCGTCAAGATAATCAAAAAGGCAAAGCATATCTTAGCCATAGTGCGATTCATAATGCTTCCTCCATCAACAAGGTCGTAAGCGGTCTAGAATAAAAACCTAAGTATCTTGCTAATAAAGCCTTCTTTTGTACGGTTACCTACCGGGCCTTTGCCAATGGTTTCAATCCTAACATCAGCCAAATTAGTTGAAAGTACTGTGTTATCAGATCTAATGTCTTGAGGCCGAACAATCCCCGTCAGAATTATGGTTTGTTTATCACCATTCATGTTGAGCGATCGCTCGGCTTTAATTTCGAGATTGCCGTTCTTTTGAACATTTGTTACGGTAGCGGCAAGTCGGGTTTCGAACTTATTGCTTACTACGCTTTCGCCGGATGTCGAGCTATTCTGCGATGAGGTATAGCCGAGCTCGGGGACCAGTTTTAGAAATGGGCCAATGCCTGCTGCATTATCATGCTCGAGGCTCTTGTCGAAGCTTTGTCCAGCTTTTTGTGAAGCGGCGGATTGTTCAACGATTAATACTGTAATTAAATCGCCAACCTTGCTTGGCCTTAAATCAGCAAAGAGGCTTTTCTCCGCTGGCTGCCAAAGTGAATCAGCACAGAGAGATGTGACTGTAGCTATAAGCAAAATAATACTTAAAACTGCGAATCTTCTTAGTAACATTGCTATGTCCTCCTGTCAAGTGAAATCTCTATAATCCCAGGTGCGGTTACTGTCCCGCGAACTTCTTGGGAGTCTCTAAACAATCTAACTTTAATCCGGTCGCCAATGCGGCCTTCTTGCACAGCAATGCCTTTGTCGCTCACACTGACTGGACCGTTGTTTACATAGATAATCACTGGGTCGCCTGATTTAATCACTGGAGGGGATGCTATCCATCCTCGACGAAGTACCGAACCCTGTGGAATTGGCACACATGCACTCCATCCTGCTTCTGGCTTGCCAATTATGATGTCACTTGGAAGGGTGGTTATGTCTCTTTCTTCAAGCGAGATATTTGACGCATCTAACTCTTCATCTTTTGCGATGGTTTTCGTCGCTACTGGCACTTGTGCGATAACTTTGATTAGAGCTGGGACGTAAACCGTCCGGTAGGTTCTGCCATCAATTACAATCTCGATGGGAACATTCACGCGACCTTTTAGTTGTTTATTTGAGGATTTGACTCTTAGTTCAAGTTTGCCGATAGGGACTTCCTGGTCAGTTGGCAATCGAACAATTTCTGCTGATGCAACGCCAGGCAAGTCTTCCTTTTTAGATATGTATTCTCGAACAGCATCAAAAAGCATTTCACCAGTAACGAGTAAGGCACGCCTTTTTACATTAGTCAAGTCAGGGCAAAGGAACACAATTGAGTCACTCCAAAGGCCAACCCGTCGAAGGGCGGTAGTAATCTGTGCGCGTGTTAGTTCTCGAGACTTGCCGGGGAGTGGTGAGCAACATATGATGGTTTTCTTTACTTTTTCAGCAAATGCTTGGTCATCCGCTTTTATTGTTGCAATGTCCCCAAGAGTGATGGCTTGGCTTTCCACTTCACAGGAAGGTCTGACTTGTATGGTTAATTGCGGCGTTCCGATTGCTGGAACAATGGCCAACATTAACCCCAAAATTAGCACATATTTGGTAATTTGCTTAGACATTTATCGTTACCGCCTCAGATTGTTTGCAATGCTCAGCATGTCGTCTGCTGTTTGGATAGCCTTGGAATTGACCTCGTAGGCACGTTGAGCGACAATCATGTTGACCATTTCCTCAACAACCTTTACGTTGGACATCTCGACAAACCCATGGGCAATTGTTCCAAGCCCATTGAGACCAGGTGTGTCTACTATCGGTTCGCCCGAAGCGGCTGTTGGTGCCAAAAGATTGCGGCCAAGGTTGTTCAGACCTGCTGGATTGATGAATTTAGCTATCTGTATCTGCCCTAGCTCCTGAGGGGTAGTTTGGCCAGCCATTGTGACAGATACTGTTCCATCTGAACCAATGCTAATGCTTGTTGCTTCGGCTGGAATTGTAATTTCCGGGTCGAGAGGATAGCCATCTGCTGTGACTATGCGACCTTGCGAGTCTAGCTTAAATGTGCCATCCCGAGTGTAGGCAGTGGTTCCATTGGGAAGCAGTACTTGGAAAAATCCATCACCTTCAATCACAAGATCGAGCGGGTTGTTGGTCTGCTGGAAATCACCCTGCGAAAATATTCGGGTAATCGCAGCTGGTCTTGTGCCAAGGCCAACTTGGATGCCTGTGGGAACCATTGAGCCTTGGGCTTCCGTTGTGCCTGCAGTCCTAAGCGTCTGATAAAGAAGATCTTGAAAATCAACCCGGCTTTTCTTGAAGCCTGGCGTGTTTACGTTAGCCAGATTGTTTGAAATTACATCAATGTTTAGTTGTTGTGCTGCCATGCCGGTTGCGGCGGTCCACAGTGATCTTATCATTGCTCAATCCTCCTAAACTGTTCTAGGCATTTGGTTGATGACTTTGTCGAGTGTTTGGTCTATCGATTGGATGACTTTTTGATTTGCTTCGTATGTTCGGAGCGCACTAATCATAGAGACCATCTCAAGTACAACATTAACATTCGAACCTTCTAAACTTCCTTGTATAACCTTCCCAGCGGTATTTGAACTATCGGTGTGAATGCGAAGCTTGTTAACAATTGTGCCTCCAACTTTCACGTTACCTTCGGGTTCCACTGACCAATTATCACTGGTTATTGTTATTGGCCCATTTTCACCGAGAACAGGGTTTCCTTCTTGTGTAACCAACTGCCCGGCTTGATTGAGCTTGAAATTTCCACTTCTTGTGAGAATTTCGCCAGTGGATGTACTAACTACGAAAAAGCCAGGGCCATCAATTGCCAAGTTGGTCTTAGATTCCGTGTCAATCACCTGACCAATGGTTTCGTCTTGCTTGGTGTTAAGTATTGGGATTACACATTTGACTTGAGCGGCAGATGATCGAGGCTCAGCACCATAAGCGTCTGAAAGTTCAGCTATAAAATTGGAAAATGAAACCCGCGTTTGTTTAAATCCTGGAGTGCTTACGTTTGCTAAGTTGTTTGAGATAATATCTTGTTGGTCTAGTTGCGCCATCATTGCTGATGCAGATGCATACAAACCCTGAATCACTTTGCGTTACCTCCGCATTACTTTTCGACCGTCTGGCAATGCAACTTTAGCGGTATTTTTAAATGCCTTGCCAGCAGCCAAATGCCGTAAGTTCAACATCGTTTAAGCAAATGCTGTCCTACAATTCCCTGGCATAGTAATTGCTGTATATTCAGTGCTCTGAATGCTATCGAAAAGTGCTGTTTGCATCGGGAATGATAACTAATACGTATGTGGGGAGATATTCTCCAGGCAAATGGATATTAAGCGGCATTCTGATTACAAACCTATAAAAATTGCTTTCTTCGATGTTGACGGCGTCCTTACTGATGGAACAAAGTTCTATCACGAAGACGGCACAGTTTCTAAGCTTTTTCACGACCAAGATAGCACAGGCTTGCGAATGTTAACCCAAAATGGGGTGGAGGTCATTATCATTTCCGCCGATGAGCGCGTTAATAGAAATTGGGCGGAACATCAAAGCCTGCCTTTCTATTGCACAGCTGACAAGGCAGAAACTGTAGCAGAGTTATTGGACAAGAAGGGATATGATGGCAAATCGGCTGCCTTCGTGGGAGATGACCTGAGGGATCTTGAAGCCATGAAGCTTGTTAGATATTCAATGGCTCCTGCAAATGCATCGCGGCAAGTTCGTCGAATAGCAAAGTTTCGGCTTCGCCGTGCTGGTGGCTCGGGTGCTGGGCGTGAGGCGGCAGAATTAATTCTGCGGATAAACCGTTTCATCTTTTAGAAACGTTGCTTATTATCGCAATTGAATGTGTGGCGTTCTAAATTTCACAAAGCAAAGGAGTAGCCGATGAGAAGCGTAGTGTTGCTTGCAGCAGGAATGGGGACAAGGCTTGGTTCAATGACAGAAAAGTTGCCTAAATGCCTTATTCCCTTTAATGGCAAAACGCTTCTAGAATACACCATCGAGAAGCTCCGACGCTTTAACTTTGATAATATCGTGGTCGTTGCTGGTTATCGCCATGACCAAGTGCGCCGAATTGTTCCGGATATCTTGGTGAACGAGGATTATGCTACTACTCAGCCTCCTTATTCCCTCCGCATTGGTCTTGAAAGAGTACCTCATGGACCTGTTCTTGTTATGGATGCAGATATTTATTTCGAGGATCGTGTGCTCGAGGAAATTCTCAAAATGGGGGACAGGTCTTTTATTATTACCTCCACTGCCGAATCTAAGCTGGAGCCAGGCAGCCGCGTGAATGTTAAAGATGGCCGAGTCGTTCAAATTGGACGCTATATTTCGCCGTTATTCCCCTGGCAAATCCACAGCGGGATTACTCATATTAGCTCGGCTGACTTTGATTACTACAAGTATCTTGCCAATCAGGATACGTTCCGCACAACCGAAATGCATGTTCTTTTGAACGAATTGTGCAAGAAAAGACTAATTCTTGCAATCAATATGGAGAAAACACGGGTTGAACGAAAAACAGGGGACATCTTTCTCGATGGAGGTTCATTTTCTGACGTATTAGTAACCGAGCAGGACAATATAATAAGGAAGGAAAGCGCGAAGGATACTGAAAGGCTAATAAACGAGATATATTATCTCCGTGACTTGCCTGAAGAACTTCGGCCTCATTTTACAGAGCTTTTGGATTACAACGTCGAAGGACCAGTTGTTTGGTATACGATGCCACATTATCCTCAGCCTTCGCTTAAGAAGCTCATTCTTTCAGGCCAGTTTACCGCACTTGATGCAGTAGAAGTTCTTACTAGAATAGTTAAATTCCTGGTTGAAAAGGTTTATGTACTGCGTCGCATTGATGCCCCAGCAAGCTACACTGCGTCTGTGCACTTTAACAGGGTTGATGTTCGTCGTGAAATGGCTTTAAAGCAAGCCCCGATATTAAAACAGGTTTTTGGAGCAAAGAAGTTCATAATTAACGGCTTGGAGTATGAGAATCCATTTGACATAATCGAAAAGATTAGAAGCCGTGTAAAATTGGTGAGCACTCTTCAACCGCCGTATCTGTGCATGATTCACGGCGATCCACATTTCGATAACCTGCTGATTGACACGTCGCAGACGCCTTGTGGTTTCCGCTTGGTAGACCCGAAGGGTTTCTGTGCCGGAGACCCCATGTACGATATATCCAAGCTTTTCCACGATTTTCAAGGTCTTTATGACTTCATATATGAATACATGTTTGATTTGAATTGGCAGGTGCAAGGTGATGTTTTTGAAGCCGAATTCCAAATTCACAACTGTGCTGCCCTTCGAGAGTTTCAAAAGATTAATGAATATTTTCCAACAATTGTTTCACAGTTTTTTGAGAGCGACCCAAACTGGTATTTGCGCATGAAATTCATCGAGGCAATTCATTTTAATTGCCTTCAGCCGTTTCATATTAAAGGAGATGGCATAGAGTCGAAAGCAATTGCCATGTTTCTTGTTGGCGTTCAGCAGATGAACAACTTTTGGGAAATGGTCCCACCCGACCTCAAGAAAGAAGATTTGAAGTATAAGTTGGTTAATATCAACACTATTGAGGACTTTACATACGCACGAAGCCTGTTTAAGTCGGATTTGAATAAAGCGCAAGCGAAAGCAGCTTGAGAATACCAAAACGGAGAAGTGCGAATGGGAGAAGAAAAGGTTCTAGGAAGGCATAAGAGAAGAGTAGCTTGTTATGCGACATTACCGTTCCAATTGCGGTCTCTCAAGCCAATTGCTGATGGATTTGAGGATTCACTTATTAGCTATAGTCATAAGGAGATAATGGATTGGCAGCCAGATGTTATTATTACCGCTGATGTTTCTCAGCTGCCTCTTTTCCGTGAGTACTGCGATGCCCACAATGTCCTATTAATAGGTATGAGACATGGTCCAGCTACAAAATACACTTCTCCTGAAAAAGAATACTCCGTCGCAGACTATGTTTGCGCTAGCGACTGGGATGTGGACGATTTTACGAAGGCTGGCGTTAGACCGAAGCGAGGTTTCTTGCTTACCGGCAATCCTTGGGTAGACGACGTATTCAAAATTCCCGAGCGCAAACTTTGCAAGGATGCTCCTACAATTCTATTTGCTCCAACCTATAATCCTGAGGTCAGTGCGGCTAGGTTTTTCGAAGATAAGCTAGCAAATCTTATCCACTCCGTATATCCAAGAAGTAAAATCATTATCAAACCACATCCTGCTATTCTACAATACGACCATCCGTATGTTGTTCAACATCGTGAAATATTTCGTCGTTGGATTAGACAGTGGCTTGCTATATGCCAGGATTCAAATCT
This genomic interval from Armatimonadota bacterium contains the following:
- the flgN gene encoding flagellar export chaperone FlgN, which translates into the protein MDSERLRDELIATAEHKLEKLRELINLSKEQQSILKDGMHEELAENVRKHDSVLLNLDKLARREEAITKLLAQEKARYDDDRLNAIRHETAEVAQRLRSLVAANTELLRNSLGYTRFSLELLSKLVTEQRAANEGEWNGALLLDKKV
- a CDS encoding flagellar biosynthesis anti-sigma factor FlgM, translated to MMHISNSQIHKVLELHTHKVNTIRPITGVVPSSHPDKLILSKQATEMQKIKQVIAKLPSVRDDVIADIKSRIQFGKYAVNEDELARRILTDIFQGRIK
- a CDS encoding rod-binding protein, yielding MRINNLPISKSNTSAVIGDEQKLRKACKEFESVLIHQLLTIMRQSIPKTDLFGDRREEELFNSMLDEEIAKQLSLTTPLGIADMLYAQLSKTRNDKD
- a CDS encoding flagellar basal body P-ring protein FlgI, with amino-acid sequence MNRTMAKICFAFLIILTLEMATADQTVKIKDIARIEGARSNQLFGYGLVVGLDGSGDTQQTLFTAQSVANMLQKFGISVPPDKMKVKNVAAVMVTADLPPFVRPGSKIDVTVSSLGDARTLQGGTLLQTPLQAANGLVYAVAQGPVSVGGFTAGGGGTSVTKNHTTVGRIPGGAIIEQAVPTTLVEDGCINILLNNPDFTTAVRIAEAVSSKFGAGTATALDAATVQVKAGEQDVIRTIADVGELSVVEAEVAKVIVNERTGTVIIGGGVKLSPVAISHGNLSIEIKTEKQVSQPGPFAKKGETAVVEQTTVDVKEERGYLINLQPGSTLRQLVQALNELKVTPRDIVAILQALKQAGALHAELEII
- a CDS encoding flagellar basal body L-ring protein FlgH; the protein is MLLRRFAVLSIILLIATVTSLCADSLWQPAEKSLFADLRPSKVGDLITVLIVEQSAASQKAGQSFDKSLEHDNAAGIGPFLKLVPELGYTSSQNSSTSGESVVSNKFETRLAATVTNVQKNGNLEIKAERSLNMNGDKQTIILTGIVRPQDIRSDNTVLSTNLADVRIETIGKGPVGNRTKEGFISKILRFLF
- the flgA gene encoding flagellar basal body P-ring formation chaperone FlgA encodes the protein MSKQITKYVLILGLMLAIVPAIGTPQLTIQVRPSCEVESQAITLGDIATIKADDQAFAEKVKKTIICCSPLPGKSRELTRAQITTALRRVGLWSDSIVFLCPDLTNVKRRALLVTGEMLFDAVREYISKKEDLPGVASAEIVRLPTDQEVPIGKLELRVKSSNKQLKGRVNVPIEIVIDGRTYRTVYVPALIKVIAQVPVATKTIAKDEELDASNISLEERDITTLPSDIIIGKPEAGWSACVPIPQGSVLRRGWIASPPVIKSGDPVIIYVNNGPVSVSDKGIAVQEGRIGDRIKVRLFRDSQEVRGTVTAPGIIEISLDRRT
- the flgG gene encoding flagellar basal-body rod protein FlgG — its product is MIRSLWTAATGMAAQQLNIDVISNNLANVNTPGFKKSRVDFQDLLYQTLRTAGTTEAQGSMVPTGIQVGLGTRPAAITRIFSQGDFQQTNNPLDLVIEGDGFFQVLLPNGTTAYTRDGTFKLDSQGRIVTADGYPLDPEITIPAEATSISIGSDGTVSVTMAGQTTPQELGQIQIAKFINPAGLNNLGRNLLAPTAASGEPIVDTPGLNGLGTIAHGFVEMSNVKVVEEMVNMIVAQRAYEVNSKAIQTADDMLSIANNLRR
- a CDS encoding flagellar hook-basal body protein; its protein translation is MIQGLYASASAMMAQLDQQDIISNNLANVSTPGFKQTRVSFSNFIAELSDAYGAEPRSSAAQVKCVIPILNTKQDETIGQVIDTESKTNLAIDGPGFFVVSTSTGEILTRSGNFKLNQAGQLVTQEGNPVLGENGPITITSDNWSVEPEGNVKVGGTIVNKLRIHTDSSNTAGKVIQGSLEGSNVNVVLEMVSMISALRTYEANQKVIQSIDQTLDKVINQMPRTV
- a CDS encoding HAD hydrolase family protein — translated: MDIKRHSDYKPIKIAFFDVDGVLTDGTKFYHEDGTVSKLFHDQDSTGLRMLTQNGVEVIIISADERVNRNWAEHQSLPFYCTADKAETVAELLDKKGYDGKSAAFVGDDLRDLEAMKLVRYSMAPANASRQVRRIAKFRLRRAGGSGAGREAAELILRINRFIF
- a CDS encoding NTP transferase domain-containing protein translates to MRSVVLLAAGMGTRLGSMTEKLPKCLIPFNGKTLLEYTIEKLRRFNFDNIVVVAGYRHDQVRRIVPDILVNEDYATTQPPYSLRIGLERVPHGPVLVMDADIYFEDRVLEEILKMGDRSFIITSTAESKLEPGSRVNVKDGRVVQIGRYISPLFPWQIHSGITHISSADFDYYKYLANQDTFRTTEMHVLLNELCKKRLILAINMEKTRVERKTGDIFLDGGSFSDVLVTEQDNIIRKESAKDTERLINEIYYLRDLPEELRPHFTELLDYNVEGPVVWYTMPHYPQPSLKKLILSGQFTALDAVEVLTRIVKFLVEKVYVLRRIDAPASYTASVHFNRVDVRREMALKQAPILKQVFGAKKFIINGLEYENPFDIIEKIRSRVKLVSTLQPPYLCMIHGDPHFDNLLIDTSQTPCGFRLVDPKGFCAGDPMYDISKLFHDFQGLYDFIYEYMFDLNWQVQGDVFEAEFQIHNCAALREFQKINEYFPTIVSQFFESDPNWYLRMKFIEAIHFNCLQPFHIKGDGIESKAIAMFLVGVQQMNNFWEMVPPDLKKEDLKYKLVNINTIEDFTYARSLFKSDLNKAQAKAA